One stretch of Arachis hypogaea cultivar Tifrunner chromosome 20, arahy.Tifrunner.gnm2.J5K5, whole genome shotgun sequence DNA includes these proteins:
- the LOC112783633 gene encoding autophagy-related protein 2: MFPWNIAKSAEAMFSRWALKRVFKFFLKKKLGQFIHGDVDLDQLDVQLTQGTIQLTDLALNVDFINAKLGKTASLIVKEGSIGYLLVKMPWSGKGCEVEVNELELVVSPCTDVNSRGGDEACGSENNDNQHAKYSSTRSEHEMADDSLKSTTMDVHEGVKTIAKMIKWLLTSFHLKITNAIVAFEPYLGGVEPKSECHRTLVLRISEIECGTSLAEDADSKFDVLGISQLTNFVKFHGAVVEFLKIDREDNELSFQPVLGAGSGETILRPKQATCPIMTGRQYGFGGNVKLSIPWNNGSLDVRKLDADVYVDPVVLRFQPSTLKWLLYSWESFKNVGMTGKGSTNNNLRGSSQLNSTLSFHSADSGPIVNATTEMITDHGNLPADYTSLTQPESPTEDLLPAPRLISDWVPLSTRKNHKDGIQELDFGASVDQFFECFDGMRNSQSALGSSGMWNWTYSVFSAITAASTLASGSMHIPTEQQHVETNLRATFAGISVVLPFCDEEQEQFCDPKLDKLGRFKIDYLGATWNKIVLTLQVCPQGMTLNGTVNHAEIASFLNNGVDAKDQSALVQKLQVKVLDALPLSASYGLHSDSLIGPVATDFPFENEDFLMKVTLFRTFGITSCKFTMQSSSSDGCLTGQTSFSLILPPFIFWIIFPVINALVGLLTEIGKSLQLHDEGKGSVSNADKKCGSSLSDMEGGSGPCVTSFSSPSCLHGDISISNARVMLCFPVEGGEDHATFFSWAQFITLDFTSSPLNKGFPPDGTQTSNANSKKRFSSVAAQSLQLKFCDLDAYVITSSDDSVKISSYNAQHEKFSASRILSIACKRDYYSVVSVVWQAGQVTGPWIAKKARLFAHSELRGQDDISGGGYEFASASTVKDLEDWKSQTQEEMVLSSSFFMHVHMPKVVINVSDSQYKGIHHLLHQMLNALACATSQETKSEKESTVSQSSVVVECDSVEILISRDTTETVRSSMQSELPGMWHQFKLKVQRFELLSVTNTGGINNAGFFRLTHGEGKLFGFTTGVPDNEFLLLTCSNTSVKRGDGGGSNALSSRVSGSDIIYLSDPENFHNITSISVSCGTVIAVGGRLDWFHAISSFFKLHASNTKDVDATTISKEESYPSYSTSFVLSLIDIALSYEPYLKNLVVESDLPNSKFSFSSQDMAEQYVACLLAASSLTLSNSTLEDSVESVFQIRVQDLGLLLRLVSELNQFSGTYSVGHLQKSGYVKVAQEAFMEAILKTNCPSGLLWELELSKSHLCVETCHDTTATLIRLATQLQQLFAPDVEESLVHLQNRWENVQQAQHQDEFYDENKDFSCESMASTTQQLASKPFSKDGSGISGLMDEICEDAFQVNDTNTRKSNSFESGMPFDGSLIEIGQKSLDEPEVLYHELNLTESMPVIGPEGSHTSFLQEGCFPEIIESYILSDLCPLSELCVGIHSDEPSLQTLRDVEHRDIGKETGGWYGGNSFEVLENHISEESEQIGLIKASDHIMIPSIESSPHSEPCGRVVLKKIDIRWKMYGGLDWPDSGKSGQHSGRDTAILLELALSGMKFQYDAFPGGGLLVSKMSVSVQDFYLYDRGQDAPWKLVLGYYHSKGRPRESHSKAFKLELEAVRPDPLTPLEEYRLNVAALPLLVHLHQSQLDFLVNFFGGKASSNDQCPNNFQDLEGSKSLPERSNDLEHSSIAQEALLPYFQKLDIWPILIRVDYSPKHVDLAALRHGKYVELVNLVPWKGVELNLKHVHAAGIYGWGSVCETAVGEWLVDISQSQVHKILQGLPTVRSLIAVGTGAAKLVSSPVKNYKKERRVLKGLQRGTIAFLRSLSLEAVGLGVHLAAGAHDILHQAEILASKPSPVSLPPKDKLNTDVRSNQPKDAQEGIQQAYETLSDGLGKSAAVLVQNPLKKYQRGSGAGPALAAAVRAVPAAAIAPASACASAVHYALLGFRNSLDPERKRESMEKYCPTQPWDEE, translated from the exons ATGTTTCCTTGGAACATTGCGAAATCGGCGGAGGCCATGTTCTCGCGGTGGGCTCTGAAGAGGGTTTTCAAGTTCTTCCTGAAAAAGAAACTGGGGCAGTTCATCCATGGCGACGTCGACCTTGACCAGCTCGACGTGCAGCTCACCCAAGGCACCATTCAGCTCACCGATCTTGCTCTCAACGTCGACTTCATCAACGCCAAG CTTGGAAAGACAGCATCCTTGATAGTCAAAGAAGGATCAATTGGCTACCTGTTAGTTAAAATGCCTTGGAGTGGTAAAGGTTGCGAGGTTGAAGTGAATGAGCTTGAACTAGTGGTTTCTCCCTGCACAGATGTAAACTCACGTGGTGGAGATGAAGCTTGTGGCTCTGAAAATAATGACAATCAACATGCCAAATATAGTTCTACGAGGAGTGAGCATGAAATGGCAGATGATTCTCTGAAGTCAACTACAATGGATGTTCATGAAGGTGTTAAAACTATTGCAAAGATGATAAAGTGGTTGCTCACCAGCTTCCATTTGAAAATAACAAATGCAATTGTTGCTTTTGAACCATATTTGGGGGGTGTAGAACCCAAATCCGAATGTCATCGTACCTTAGTTCTTCGAATTTCTGAAATAGAGTGTGGAACAAGTCTGGCTGAAGATGCTGACTCAAAATTTGATGTTCTTGGAATAAGCCAGTTAACCAATTTTGTAAAGTTTCATGGAGCAGTAGTTGAGTTTCTCAAAATAGACCGTGAAGATAATGAGTTATCCTTTCAACCTGTTTTAGGAGCAGGAAGTGGTGAAACCATTTTGAGGCCAAAACAAGCCACATGCCCAATCATGACCGGGAGACAATATGGATTTGGAGGGAATGTAAAATTAAGTATTCCTTGGAACAATGGTTCTTTAGATGTTCGCAAGTTGGATGCAGATGTTTATGTTGATCCCGTGGTGTTAAGATTTCAACCTAGCACACTTAAATGGCTATTGTATTCATGGGAAAGTTTTAAGAATGTGGGTATGACTGGCAAAGGTAGCACAAATAACAATTTAAGAGGATCTTCTCAATTGAATTCAACTTTGTCATTCCATTCAGCAGATTCTGGTCCTATTGTGAATGCCACCACTGAAATGATAACTGATCATGGTAATCTGCCAGCTGATTACACTTCTTTGACTCAACCAGAATCCCCTACTGAAGATTTGCTTCCTGCGCCTCGTCTTATATCAGATTGGGTGCCACTTTCTACTCGTAAAAATCATAAAGATGGTATTCAAGAACTTGACTTTGGAGCAAG TGTGGACCAGTTTTTTGAATGTTTTGATGGAATGAGAAATTCTCAATCAGCTTTAGGGAGCAGTGGAATGTGGAATTGGACATATTCTGTTTTTAGTGCCATTACTGCTGCATCCACCCTGGCTTCTGGATCCATGCATATTCCAACTG AACAGCAACATGTGGAGACCAATCTCAGGGCAACATTTGCTGGAATATCTGTTGTTTTGCCCTTCTGTGATGAAGAACAGGAACAATTTTGTGACCCTAAACTTGATAAACTGGGAAGATTTAAGATTGACTACCTTGGTGCAACATGGAATAAAATTGTTCTTACTTTGCAG GTATGTCCTCAAGGTATGACTCTTAATGGAACAGTGAACCATGCAGAGATTGCTAGTTTCTTGAACAATGGAGTTGATGCAAAAGATCAAAGTGCTTTGGTTCAAAAACTACAAGTTAAGGTTCTCGATGCTCTTCCTCTGTCTGCATCATATGGTCTACATTCAGATTCATTGATTGGGCCAGTTGCAACAGATTTTCCATTTGAAAATGAGGACTTCCTAATGAAAGTTACATTGTTTAGAACATTTGGTATCACCAGTTGCAAGTTTACTATGCAATCAAGTTCATCAGATGGTTGTCTGACTGGGCAGACATCATTCTCGTTGATCCTGCCCCCATTTATTTTCTGGATAATCTTTCCTGTAATAAATGCACTAGTTGGCCTGCTAACGGAAATTGGGAAATCTCTTCAATTGCATGATGAGGGAAAGGGAAGTGTGTCTAATGCAGATAAGAAGTGTGGATCATCTCTGAGTGACATGGAAGGAGGTTCTGGTCCTTGTGTCACATCCTTCTCCTCACCAAGCTGTTTGCATGGCGATATATCTATTTCTAATGCAAGGGTAATGCTTTGTTTTCCTGTTGAAGGAGGTGAAGATCATGCAACATTCTTTTCGTGGGCACAGTTTATTACTCTTGATTTTACTTCATCGCCTTTGAACAAGGGCTTCCCTCCAGATGGTACTCAAACCtcaaatgcaaattcaaagaaAAGATTTTCTTCGGTAGCTGCACAATCTCTTCAgttgaaattttgtgatttagATGCCTACGTGATCACATCAAGTGATGACAGTGTCAAAATCAGCTCCTATAATGCGCAGCATGAGAAATTTTCTGCTAGTCGGATTCTTTCTATTGCATGCAAAAGAGATTATTACTCTGTTGTTAGTGTAGTTTGGCAGGCTGGTCAAGTAACTGGGCCTTGGATTGCAAAGAAAGCTAGGTTATTTGCTCATTCAGAGCTAAGGGGTCAAGATGATATTTCAGGAGGAGGGTATGAGTTCGCATCTGCATCAACAGTGAAGGACCTGGAAGATTGGAAATCTCAAACTCAAGAAGAGATGGTTCTAAGCTCATCATTTTTCATGCATGTTCATATGCCAAAGGTTGTGATTAATGTGAGTGATTCCCAATATAAAGGCATACATCACTTGTTACACCAAATGCTAAATGCTTTGGCATGTGCAACTTCTCAGGAAACTAAAAGTGAGAAAGAATCTACTGTCTCACAATCATCAGTGGTTGTGGAATGTGATTCTGTAGAAATTCTTATTAGTAGGGACACAACTGAGACTGTCAGAAGTTCTATGCAGAGTGAGCTTCCTGGAATGTGGCATCAATTCAAGCTGAAGGTTCAAAGGTTTGAGTTACTATCCGTCACTAATACTGGGGGTATCAACAATGCTGGTTTCTTCCGGTTAACTCATGGAGAAGGCAAGTTATTTGGGTTTACCACTGGAGTTCCTGATAATGAGTTTCTCCTGCTTACTTGTAGCAATACCTCCGTTAAGCGAGGTGATGGAGGTGGTTCTAATGCATTATCTTCCAGGGTTTCTGGTTCTGATATTATCTATCTGTCTGATCCCGAGAATTTCCATAATATTACATCTATATCGGTCAGTTGTGGCACTGTTATTGCAGTCGGTGGTCGTTTGGATTGGTTTCATGCAATATCATCTTTTTTTAAGTTGCATGCTTCTAATACCAAAGATGTAGATGCTACCACTATTTCGAAAGAGGAATCATATCCTTCTTACTCAACTTCTTTTGTTCTTAGCTTGATTGATATTGCATTGAGCTATGAGCCTTATTTGAAGAATCTGGTGGTTGAGAGTGACCTTCCCAATTCAAAGTTTAGCTTTTCTTCACAAGATATGGCTGAACAATATGTTGCTTGTCTATTGGCTGCCTCCTCCTTGACTCTTTCAAATTCAACATTGGAAGATTCAGTAGAAAGTGTATTTCAAATTAGAGTGCAAGACCTGGGGCTTTTGCTTCGTTTAGTGTCTGAGCTGAATCAATTCTCTGGCACTTATAGTGTTGGGCATCTTCAGAAAAGTGGTTATGTTAAAGTTGCTCAGGAAGCTTTTATGGAGGCAATTTTGAAAACCAACTGTCCTAGTGGTCTTCTATGGGAACTTGAATTATCTAAATCTCACCTTTGTGTGGAAACTTGCCACGACACAACAGCTACTTTGATTCGTTTGGCCACTCAACTTCAACAGTTATTTGCCCCTGATGTGGAGGaatctcttgttcatttgcagaATAGGTGGGAGAACGTTCAACAGGCACAGCACCAggatgaattttatgatgaaaataaggattttagcTGTGAGTCTATGGCTTCAACTACTCAACAGCTTGcttcaaaaccattttcaaaagaTGGATCTGGTATATCAGGCCTGATGGATGAAATATGCGAAGATGCATTTCAAGTAAATGACACCAATACACGGAAATCTAATTCCTTTGAATCAGGAATGCCATTTGATGGAAGCTTGATTGAGATTGGTCAGAAGAGTCTAGATGAGCCTGAGGTTCTCTATCATGAGTTAAATTTGACTGAGTCCATGCCTGTAATAGGCCCAGAAGGTAGTCATACTTCATTTCTTCAGGAGGGTTGCTTTCCAGAGATTATAGAAAGCTATATTTTGTCAGACTTATGCCCTCTGTCAGAGTTATGCGTAGGTATACATTCTGATGAGCCTTCTCTTCAAACATTGAGGGATGTAGAACATAGAGATATTGGTAAAGAAACTGGTGGATGGTATGGAGGCAACTCTTTTGAAGTACTAGAAAATCACATTTCAGAGGAAAGTGAACAAATTGGATTAATAAAGGCTTCAGATcatatcatgattccatccattGAAAGTTCACCACACAGTGAGCCTTGTGGCCGTGTGGttcttaaaaaaattgatataagatgGAAAATGTATGGGGGTTTGGACTGGCCTGATTCAGGAAAAAGTGGACAGCATTCTGGCAGAGATACAGCTATTTTGTTGGAATTGGCATTGTCTGGCATGAAATTTCAGTATGATGCATTTCCCGGAGGTGGATTACTTGTATCTAAGATGTCTGTGTCTGTTCAAGATTTTTATCTGTATGACAGAGGCCAAGATGCACCTTGGAAActg GTACTAGGATATTATCACTCAAAAGGTCGTCCTCGGGAATCTCATTCAAAAGCATTTAAGTTGGAATTGGAGGCAGTGAGACCAGATCCTCTAACTCCCCTTGAGGAGTATAG GTTAAATGTTGCTGCTCTGCCTTTACTGGTGCATCTACATCAATCCCAGCTtgattttcttgttaatttctttggGGGAAAAGCCTCCTCAAATGATCAGTGTCCTAATAATTTCCAAGATTTGGAGGGTTCAAAATCTTTGCCAGAGAGAAGTAATGATCTCGAACACTCTTCAATTGCTCAGGAGGCACTGCTTCCTTATTTTCAG AAGCTAGATATATGGCCTATTCTTATTCGAGTTGATTATAGTCCCAAGCACGTAGATCTAGCAGCATTAAGACATGGAAAATATGTAGAACTTGTAAATCTTGTCCCTTGGAAG GGGGTTGAGCTAAACCTGAAACATGTTCATGCTGCTGGCATCTATGGTTGGGGCAGTGTTTGCGAAACAGCTGTTGGAGAGTGGTTGGTAGATATATCACAGAGTCAG GTTCATAAAATACTGCAAGGGCTTCCTACTGTACGCTCATTAATTGCTGTTGGTACTGGTGCTGCTAAGCTGGTTTCATCTCCAGTTAAAAACTATAAGAAGGAGCGGAGAGTGCTCAAGGGATTGCAGAGAG GTACCATTGCGTTTCTTCGAAGCCTTTCTCTTGAAGCTGTTGGGCTTGGAGTTCATTTAGCTGCTGGAGCCCATGACATTCTGCACCAAGCAGAGATCCTTGCAAGCAAACCTTCTCCAGTTTCTTTGCCTCCGAAAGATAAATTGAACACGGATGTTCGATCTAATCAACCTAAAGATGCTCAAGAGGGAATTCAACAG GCTTATGAGACCCTCAGTGATGGCTTGGGAAAATCTGCTGCTGTGTTGGTTCAGAACCCCTTGAAAAAATACCAACGTGGCTCTGGTGCAGGACCGGCATTGGCAGCTGCAGTTCGAGCAGTTCCTGCAGCCGCCATAGCTCCTGCTTCTGCTTGTGCCAGTGCAGTACACTATGCTCTTCTTGGATTCAGAAATAG CCTTGATCCCGAACGTAAACGAGAGTCCATGGAGAAGTATTGTCCAACACAACCATGGGACGAAGAATGA